Part of the Fodinicola acaciae genome is shown below.
TCGTGGAAGATCACCACGCCGCCGGAGATCACCGCCGGCACCAGACCCGTGGCGAAGGACACCAACACGACCGCGACCGGCAGGGGCAGCTGCCGCAGCCGCGCCGCCACCAGCGCCGTCACCGCCACCGCCATGATCGAGGTCGCGCCGGCGATGCCGGCGACGCTGGTGATGGTGAGGTCGCGGTCGCTGAAGAACGGGAACGTGTAGAGCAGCAACAGCGTCAGCACCACGTTGAGCACCGAGAGCACCGTCGCGACACCGGCCGACCGCGAGGTCTGGCGCATCTGCCGCATGTCCGGCTTCGGCTGGCCGGGCGGCGCGCTGGCCGGATGGCCACTGACCGGATATCCACTGACCGGATAGCCGCTCACGGGATAGCCGCTGACCGGTGCGCCGGTGACCGGATAGCCGCTGGTCGGCGCGCCGGTCACCGGGCCGGTCGGCGGCTGGGCCGGATAGCCGGCTGGCGGATAGCCCGGCGCCGGTCCGCGGTTGGGCTGCTGTCCGTACGGCGGCATTCCACCGGTCGTCATCTATGGCCCCCAGTTCCTGGTCGCTTCGGCGAACGAGCGTACCGATCGTCAGCCACTCATCCTCCAGCGTGCCAGGATGGTGGGACAACTCGATCGAAGCGTCCACAAGACGCGCGCTGAGGAGGGGAAATGGACGCGGTCACGAACGTGCCGGTGCCGCACAACGAGCCGGTGCGGACGTACGCTGCGGGCAGTCACGAGAGGGCTACGCTGGCGCAGGCGCTCAACGGGCTCGCCGCCGAGCGACACGAGCTGCCGCACTTCATCGGAGCGCACGAACGCCACGGCGACGGCGCCGACATCGAGGTCGTGCAGCCGCACAAGCACTCACACGTGCTCGGCGTGGCACAGCAGGCGACGGAAAAGGACGTTGCCGACGCGGTGGCCGCCGCGAAGGCCGCCGCGCCGGCTTGGCGTGAGCTGCCGTACGACGAGCGGGCCGCCGTGCTGTTGCGCGCCGCGGACCTGCTCACCGGCCCGTGGCGCGACACGCTCAACGCGGCGACGATGCTCGGTCAGTCCAAGACGGTGCAGCAGGCCGAGATCGACGCGGCGGTGGAGCTGGCCGACTTCTTCCGCTTCAACGCGCACTTCGGCCGGCAGGTGCTGGACAACCAGCCGATCTCCTCGCCCGGTGTGTGGAACCGGTTCGACCACCGGTCGCTGGAGGGTTTCGTCCTGGCGATCACGCCGTTCAACTTCACCGCGATCGCCGGCAACCTGCCGACCTCGCCGGCGTTGATGGGAAACACGGTCGTCTGGAAGCCGTCGCCGACCCAGGCGCTGGCCGCGCACCACACCATGAAGCTGCTGAAGGCGGCCGGCCTGCCGGACGGTGTCATCAACCTCGTACACGGCGACGGTGCCGCGGTGAGCAAGGTCGCCCTGTCCGACCCGGACCTGGCCGGCATCCACTTCACCGGCTCGACCAGGACGTTCCAGCATTTGTGGCGTACGGTCGGGGAAAACCTGACCACCTACCGCACTTATCCGCGGCTGGTCGGGGAAACCGGTGGCAAGGACTTCATCATCGCGCACTCCAGCGCCGACCGCGCGGCGCTGGGCACCGGCATCATCCGTGGCGCTTTCGAATACCAGGGCCAAAAGTGCTCGGCGGCCTCGCGTGTGTACGTGCCGCGGTCGCTGTGGAACGGTGGTCTGCGCGACGACGTTGCCGCGACGACCGAGCAGCTGACCTACGGGAACGTCACCGATTTCGCCAACTTCGGTGGCGCGGTGATCGACCGGCGGTCCTTCGACAAGCTGGCCGGCGTGCTCGACCGCATCAAGAACGACGCGGCGTGCAACGTCATCGCCGGTGGCAGTGCCGACGACAGTGAGGGTTTCTTCGTACGGCCAACCGTCGTCGAATGCAGCGACCCGACCAACGACGTCTTCGTGTCGGAGTATTTCGGGCCGATCGTCGCCGTGCATGTCTTTGACGACACCAAATTCGACGATGTCGTCGGCCAGGCCGCCGACGTTTCGCCGTACGCGCTGACCGGTGCGGTCTTCGCCAACGACCGCGCGGTGATCGACCGCGCATCGAAGGCTTTGCGTTTCTCCGCTGGAAACTTCTACATCAACGACAAGCCGACCGGCGCGGTCGTCGGCCAGCAGCCGTTCGGCGGTGGCCGCGCCTCCGGCACCAACGACAAGGCCGGCAGCATCGGCAACCTGCAGCGCTGGGTCAGCCCGCGCTCGATCAAGGAAACCTTCGTGCCGCCGACCGACTACCGCTATCCGCACATGGCATAGCCCGGGCTAGTGACTGGTGTGCTGTTCCAGGTCGTTCAGTACGGCCTGGACCGGCCCCCAGCAAAGCCGGACGCTGTCCGCGTCGAAGGCCGGCTGCTCGGCAAGCTCCTTTCGTGGATGCACATAGTTGCGGTAGTCACGGACCTTGTGCATGAAGTCTTTCGCGTCGAGCTGGATGAGATTACGGGCGTGGGCCGTGTCGATCAGCTGTTCCAGCGTCGGACGGCTGGACGACACGGCCTTTCCGTTCCGGTCGACATACGTCTGGTCGGCCGGGCCGTGCTCCTGTAAGACCGCCATCAGCACACCCTCAATGAGACTGCCGATGCCGATGATGGCCATGGTGTGCGCGCCAACCTGTTCACAGGCGACCGTTTCGGCCGCCCGCCTGCTCAGGACGGCAACCGTTCGGTCGTCTCGGATGATCGACCGAATTCGTTGTTCCAGATCCGGTGGCGCTGAGAAGAACGGGGTCAAACCGTCGTGGCCGAGTTCGGCAACGACGGGCTGGCGACCGACAAAGACGACCGCCAGGCCTTCGAGCTCCAGAATGTCGTTGAGTACGTTACGGAATTCTTCCGCACTGGCCAAGCCGTCGTCGTACTCGCGTGGATCGCAGACTCGACAGAGCAGCCTCTCGACCAAAGCACGTTCGTCTCGCCGGCTGGCCAGTTCGTCGGCCAGCCACCGTACGCGCGCCGAGCCGTCGTATTCCACCGAAGCCGGCCAACCGGCTCGATGAAGCAACTGTTCCAGCTGCCATCCCTTCCGTTCGTACGAGCCGTCCGGATCGACGATCACGCGCGCCAGCCGTTCTTCCGTTGCCGGGTCGAGTGGAAACATCACGGTTCTCCACGGTCGGTCCGGCGCTGGGCGACTTCCGCGGCGCGGTCCAGGCGCTCGGCGATCCGCGTGCCTCTCCGGCGGAAATGAAGGTCCCGCATCGCCTCGTCGATCCGCGAGTCACGGTCTCGCTGCAGGCCGTCGCTCATCAACCACATCATGATCGAGATCAACTCCCCATCGCTGTACTCGGTGATTGGTTGGCCGGGTCGGACATTCGGTCGCGGGCCACGTCTTCTCGTGGCCGGTGGCGGTGTCACGACCGGCGGGACAGTGGTTCGTGGTTGGGCCGACGACCTCATGGCGGCCCGCCATGCCTCGACGATCCGCGCCGTCTCCGCCTCTGGATCGGAAAACCAGGACGAGGCCCACACGCGGTGGAATCGCCAGCCGAGCCTTTCCAGATGTTGTTGGCGAAGCCGGTCACGGTCGCGCGCACTCCTGCTGCGATGGTAGGCGTCGCCGTCCGCCTCGACGGCCATCACCATGCGGCCCGGGTCGTTTTCGTCGGCAAGCGCGAAGTCGATGCGGTAACCGGAAAAGCCCCATTGCGGATGTACGGGAATCCTGGCCTCGGTCAGTCGTCGGCGGATATCTTCCTCGAATCCGTTGAGCGGCACGTTAGAGCTTCGGCCAACCCGATCGACGTCGCCATCGTGGTCGATCATTTCCAGATATCGGCGCAGCATCTCGGTGCCGTTGGCCACCGGGCCCGGCGCGATCGCGGCGGGACCAAAGCAGCTGACCACGGTCATCCGCCGTCTGGCCCTGGTCACGGCGACGTTGAGCCGCCGTTCACTTCCCTCACGGTTCAGCGCGCCGAATCCGGTTCGCGACACGGTGCCGTTGGCGCGTCGCGCGACACCGAGACTCAGAATGATCGCGTCCCGTTCATCGCCCTGCACGGTCTCGATGTTCTTGACGAAGAAACGATGCGTCGGCCCGGTGTCGTCGGCGAAGAAATCGTCGAGCTCTGGCCGATTGGCGCGGGCCTGCCTGATCTCGTGCTCGACCCGTGCTTGATGTTTCGTCCCGAGAGTGATCACCCCGAGACTTTCGTGGGGACGCTGGCTGGCATGTTCCAGCACCAGTTCGGCGACCTTGCGGACCTCCTCCGGAGACGAGCCATCCTGACCAGGAGAGGCGGTGCCGTCGACGGGCACCAGTCGCAGCGGACTTTCCTTCTGCGTACCGGGAAAGGTGACAAGACCGCCGTTGTAGATCTCCTTGTTGGAGAACGCGATCAGTCGCTCGTCCTGGCTGCGGTAATGCCAGCGCAGCGGGTAGCAGTGGGGAATGATCGGCCGCATCGACGTGAGGATGGATTCGAAGTCGCTGAGCTGCGCATCGGAGCTGTCATCGGACGGATCGTCAGCCAGCATCCGGTTGAACCATCGAGACGGCGGCAGCTGTCGGTCGTCGCCGGCCAACACGAGCCGACGGCCGCGCATGATGGACGTCATCGCGTCGTGCGGCTCAATTTGGCTCGCCTCGTCGAACACGACGAGATCGAAGAGCTCGGTGGCCGGCAACATCTTGCTCGCCACCAGCGGTGACATGGCCTAACACGGGTGCAGCGCGAGCAATACGTTCGATGCCTTGCCGACGAGCTCACGCATCGGCAGGTGTCGAGCCTTCTTGCTGGCCTCGGTCTTCAGCAACCGTGCTTCCACCGGAAACTGGTCGTTGGCCTTCCGGGTGCGTACGGCCACCGCTCGACGAACTCGTCGAGCGTTGGCCGCGAGATGTTCCTCGTCGACGCGGCCAAACTCGTCGACCAGGCGGTCCTGCCGCTCTCCGGCGAAATCCCGCAACGTCGCGCTACCTAGCCGGAATTCCTCGTCCAGGGATCTCAGCCAGGCATACCGGAGTTGCCGAGCGGCCTGTTCGGAGGAGCAGTTTTTCCTGGCGATATCAGCGAGCAGATCGTCCAGGCCAAACCGGGAGAACGTGCGACGAAGGCGGGAGATCTCGGGAAGTTGGAAAAGCATGTCCCGATCGCCTTGCAGCTTTTCCAGGGTCGAGCGCACCACCGGCTGCGTCTGCTTTTGCAGGTCGGGGATCCTCGCGCACATGGCGACTGCGGCAAGCTGACGCCTCGCGGTCTGGTAGGTGGACATCACAGCGGCGAGTCCGGCAACCGTCCGCGGGCTGGAGTTCGCGCCACCGATCCTGTGCCATTCACGCTGTTGATGGACGATCTTGGTGAGTTCGGCGTGTAGGGCGGCTTTGGATCGAATGCCGAGGAGGCAGTTGGACCGCGCCAGCTTGACCAGCGCCCGTCGTTGCAACCATGGCAATCGCTGACCCAGCTTCGCGCGTTCACCACGCGATGCGGTAGCCGCGTGCATGCCGTTCACATCCAGCGAAAAGATCGCCTCGGAAAAAGTGCGTACGCTGTTCGCGACGCCGTCGAGCAGGGCGAGCAGATGGTCCCATCCCTCGATGGTCGTGGGTTCAGGCAGGCCGGCCTGCCCGGCGACGTAGCGGACCTGGTCGTTGCTGTCTTGCAACGATCGCCCGGCGAGCTCGTCGAGTTCGAGGAGCACAGACCGGATCGCATCTGTGTCTGGCAATTCAGCCCGCCACCAGGGCGTGTCCTCGCGGAGGACTCGAGGACCACCGATCTCCACGAATTTCCTGAGGTCGTCCTCCAGTTGGCCGATGACGTTCGCGTCGACAGCTTCCAGGTGCGGTTCGCGGATTTTCTTGCTGGTGGCGGCTGTTGGCCCAAGAGCCAGGATCCGCTCGCGCACCTCGAAGGCGCTGACGTTCCACGGCGGCCGTTTCTCGTGGAGTTCCTTGACGTGGTTGTTGAGTTGAGCTCTGCGATCGGCCAACCGTCGATGGCAGTCGGACGCGTCGACCGGCGGCTCCGAGGTCACTCGTTCCAGGCCGGTCAGCAGCCGCTTCGCGACGTCTCGCTTGCTCAGCCGCGATTGATGCAGGTCGAACACCAGGCCAGACAGCTCGACCGCGGCCAGTCGATCGGTGACGGCTTCGATCGCCGCTCTCTTCTCCGCGACGAAAAGGACACGTTTCCCTGTCGCGGCGGCGCCGGCGATGATGTTCGCGATGGTCTGGCTCTTGCCGGTCCCGGGCGGTCCTTCGATGAGTACGTGCTGATCGGCCAGGGCCGCGTAGATGGCGTGGTGCTGCGACGAATCGGCATCGTGGACGAGGAACTCGTTCTCCGGTCTGAGCCGGTCAGCGCCGGGTGGCTGAAAGCTCCCGGCGTCCGCGAACACCTGGTCGATCGCGGGTTGATGTCCGGCGATCGCCGCGATCAGGTCATGTCGGGCCAAGAGCGCTCGGCCGTCGACCGATCGCAGGTCGCGGACCATCGGGAGTTTCTCGTAGTTGAAGAGGCCGACCAGGACATCTCTGTCCACGTCGAGCCGTATTCCCTGCCGGGAGGCGATGTCTCGGAGCTCGGCGAAGACCCGTTCGACCTGTTCCTGCGGGTCGACTACCTCGGAGAGCAGATTCGCGATTTTGGCGGTGAACGCGTCGGAGTCCAACTCCAGGCCGTATTCAGTCTCCAGAGCGTAGAGCAGCACCTCGTTCAGCTCGGGATCCGTGCCGGCCTGCAGACTGAAGTCTGCCTCCGTGCTGCTCTTCGCGGTAATCGTTATGCCGCGAAGGAGAAGCGGAGCGTGCAGCTGCAACGTTGCTGAGCGGCCCGTTGAGCTTGGTGTGGTGACGAAACCAGCGGCCATGCGGCCGATCTCGATCCCCTGCTCCTCGGTGAACTCCCGGATCCTTCGACGCAGACCGCGAGCTCGCGTGCAGGCGTCGCGGTGCGCGGTCTCCTCCGGAAAGAGCCTTACGAGCCCAGTTTTCTGGCCGCCAAACAAACTTGTCATGCCGACGGCATCGGCGGTTGTCAGGTCGAGGCAGGTCGTCTTGGTGATCCGGAAGTTCAGCAATGTGTTTCTGCTGCTCAGATCGATCAGCTCATTGGCCCAGACGTCAACCATCCGGTCCATCAGCTCCGAGCGTCGAATATCGCTTCCAGGCATGACCGTCTCCCCTCGACGATGCTGCGCTGGCTTCCGTTACCGGCACCAGGCTCACCGATCGAGGCGAGCTATTTAGTATGC
Proteins encoded:
- the pruA gene encoding L-glutamate gamma-semialdehyde dehydrogenase; translated protein: MDAVTNVPVPHNEPVRTYAAGSHERATLAQALNGLAAERHELPHFIGAHERHGDGADIEVVQPHKHSHVLGVAQQATEKDVADAVAAAKAAAPAWRELPYDERAAVLLRAADLLTGPWRDTLNAATMLGQSKTVQQAEIDAAVELADFFRFNAHFGRQVLDNQPISSPGVWNRFDHRSLEGFVLAITPFNFTAIAGNLPTSPALMGNTVVWKPSPTQALAAHHTMKLLKAAGLPDGVINLVHGDGAAVSKVALSDPDLAGIHFTGSTRTFQHLWRTVGENLTTYRTYPRLVGETGGKDFIIAHSSADRAALGTGIIRGAFEYQGQKCSAASRVYVPRSLWNGGLRDDVAATTEQLTYGNVTDFANFGGAVIDRRSFDKLAGVLDRIKNDAACNVIAGGSADDSEGFFVRPTVVECSDPTNDVFVSEYFGPIVAVHVFDDTKFDDVVGQAADVSPYALTGAVFANDRAVIDRASKALRFSAGNFYINDKPTGAVVGQQPFGGGRASGTNDKAGSIGNLQRWVSPRSIKETFVPPTDYRYPHMA
- a CDS encoding AAA domain-containing protein, producing MPATELFDLVVFDEASQIEPHDAMTSIMRGRRLVLAGDDRQLPPSRWFNRMLADDPSDDSSDAQLSDFESILTSMRPIIPHCYPLRWHYRSQDERLIAFSNKEIYNGGLVTFPGTQKESPLRLVPVDGTASPGQDGSSPEEVRKVAELVLEHASQRPHESLGVITLGTKHQARVEHEIRQARANRPELDDFFADDTGPTHRFFVKNIETVQGDERDAIILSLGVARRANGTVSRTGFGALNREGSERRLNVAVTRARRRMTVVSCFGPAAIAPGPVANGTEMLRRYLEMIDHDGDVDRVGRSSNVPLNGFEEDIRRRLTEARIPVHPQWGFSGYRIDFALADENDPGRMVMAVEADGDAYHRSRSARDRDRLRQQHLERLGWRFHRVWASSWFSDPEAETARIVEAWRAAMRSSAQPRTTVPPVVTPPPATRRRGPRPNVRPGQPITEYSDGELISIMMWLMSDGLQRDRDSRIDEAMRDLHFRRRGTRIAERLDRAAEVAQRRTDRGEP
- a CDS encoding AAA domain-containing protein, with the protein product MFADAGSFQPPGADRLRPENEFLVHDADSSQHHAIYAALADQHVLIEGPPGTGKSQTIANIIAGAAATGKRVLFVAEKRAAIEAVTDRLAAVELSGLVFDLHQSRLSKRDVAKRLLTGLERVTSEPPVDASDCHRRLADRRAQLNNHVKELHEKRPPWNVSAFEVRERILALGPTAATSKKIREPHLEAVDANVIGQLEDDLRKFVEIGGPRVLREDTPWWRAELPDTDAIRSVLLELDELAGRSLQDSNDQVRYVAGQAGLPEPTTIEGWDHLLALLDGVANSVRTFSEAIFSLDVNGMHAATASRGERAKLGQRLPWLQRRALVKLARSNCLLGIRSKAALHAELTKIVHQQREWHRIGGANSSPRTVAGLAAVMSTYQTARRQLAAVAMCARIPDLQKQTQPVVRSTLEKLQGDRDMLFQLPEISRLRRTFSRFGLDDLLADIARKNCSSEQAARQLRYAWLRSLDEEFRLGSATLRDFAGERQDRLVDEFGRVDEEHLAANARRVRRAVAVRTRKANDQFPVEARLLKTEASKKARHLPMRELVGKASNVLLALHPC